In Sphingomonas psychrotolerans, the following proteins share a genomic window:
- a CDS encoding DUF72 domain-containing protein, with protein sequence MVVRIGTAGWSIPQQFADRVPGEGTHLQRYAQQLNAAEINSSFHRPHRPSTYARWAEAVPVDFRFAVKLPKAITHKAKLVDCDGLLAAFAGEVAGLGDKRGPLLVQLPPSFAFPGDLAARFFDSLDRLLGGQVVIEPRHASWYVPEVDALLTARRIARVLADPPVPEAAHAPGGWRGLTYIRLHGAPRVYWSSYDDARLAALAKRIAAGAGDVWTIFDNTASGAALGNALDLTELL encoded by the coding sequence ATGGTGGTGAGGATCGGCACCGCGGGTTGGTCGATCCCGCAGCAGTTTGCCGATCGCGTTCCGGGTGAGGGAACGCACCTCCAGCGCTATGCGCAACAGCTGAACGCCGCCGAGATCAACAGCAGTTTCCATCGCCCGCACCGCCCGTCGACCTATGCCCGGTGGGCGGAGGCAGTGCCCGTGGACTTCCGCTTCGCCGTCAAGCTGCCCAAGGCGATCACCCACAAGGCGAAACTGGTCGATTGCGACGGCTTGCTGGCGGCCTTTGCCGGAGAAGTGGCCGGGCTGGGCGACAAACGCGGGCCGCTGCTCGTCCAGTTGCCGCCGAGCTTCGCCTTTCCGGGTGACCTTGCCGCGCGCTTCTTCGATTCGCTCGATCGGCTGCTCGGCGGCCAGGTGGTGATCGAGCCCCGGCATGCGAGCTGGTATGTACCCGAGGTCGACGCACTGCTGACTGCGCGGCGGATCGCGCGCGTGCTCGCCGACCCGCCGGTGCCCGAAGCGGCGCATGCGCCCGGCGGATGGCGCGGGCTAACCTATATCCGGCTCCACGGCGCGCCGCGGGTCTATTGGTCGAGCTATGACGACGCCCGGCTCGCCGCGCTCGCAAAGCGTATCGCAGCGGGGGCGGGCGATGTCTGGACGATCTTCGACAACACCGCGTCGGGCGCGGCGCTGGGCAACGCGCTCGACCTGACCGAACTTCTTTAA
- a CDS encoding pectate lyase, with translation MRALLLGWALAASLAVPAVAAPDRAEVTATMKRATRFMVEKVATNGGYVWSYLPDMSRRWGEMEAFPTMIWVQPPGTATMGHLYLDAYHATGDPYYYAAAEQAANALIAIQQDNGGWHYFGDFGGAASKQRWYDTIGKNAWRLEEFQHDWGNATFDDAGTSESMQFLLRLYVEKHDPKYLPALTKALNFVLDSQYPIGGWPQRFPLKSDFSHHGKPDYTSFITFNDDVAGENIQFLLYAYQTLGGDARVHDAIVRAMNVYLVTQQAKPQAGWGLQYTLDLKPVGARTYEPTALVTHTSAANVRQLFRFYRLTGDKKFLARVPEALDWLESVKLPADQVKNGRAFPTFIEIGTNRPLYVHRRGSNVVNGEYYADYDPANTITHYSATRAIDLAGLRREYDTLVASDPTAITKESPLRTAQPLPRYFLVEEVATSDLNTAGGKRSPEALIKSLNATGWWPTELKATSNPYAGDGGATPAAGDFSRTKVGDTTDTSPYETDKPVTGISTGTYIENMKVLIGALRQ, from the coding sequence ATGCGGGCATTGCTATTGGGCTGGGCACTGGCGGCGAGCCTCGCCGTTCCGGCGGTCGCCGCACCCGACCGGGCCGAAGTCACCGCGACGATGAAGCGCGCGACTCGCTTCATGGTCGAGAAGGTCGCCACCAATGGCGGCTATGTCTGGTCCTACCTCCCCGACATGTCGCGCCGCTGGGGCGAGATGGAGGCGTTCCCGACGATGATCTGGGTCCAGCCCCCCGGCACCGCGACGATGGGGCACCTCTATCTCGACGCCTATCATGCCACCGGCGATCCCTATTATTACGCGGCGGCGGAGCAGGCCGCCAACGCGCTGATCGCGATCCAGCAGGATAATGGCGGCTGGCATTATTTCGGCGATTTCGGCGGCGCTGCGTCGAAGCAGCGCTGGTACGACACGATCGGCAAGAACGCGTGGCGGCTCGAGGAATTCCAGCATGACTGGGGCAATGCCACGTTCGACGACGCCGGCACCTCGGAATCGATGCAGTTCCTGCTGCGCCTCTATGTCGAGAAGCACGATCCGAAATACCTGCCGGCGCTGACCAAGGCACTGAACTTCGTGCTCGACAGCCAGTATCCGATCGGCGGCTGGCCCCAGCGCTTCCCGCTCAAGAGCGACTTCAGCCATCACGGCAAGCCCGATTACACCAGCTTCATCACCTTCAATGACGATGTCGCGGGCGAGAATATCCAGTTCCTGCTCTATGCGTATCAGACGCTGGGGGGCGACGCGCGCGTCCATGACGCCATCGTCCGCGCGATGAACGTCTACCTCGTCACCCAGCAGGCGAAGCCGCAGGCCGGATGGGGGCTGCAATATACGCTCGACCTCAAGCCTGTAGGCGCGCGCACCTATGAGCCCACCGCCCTCGTCACCCACACTAGCGCGGCCAATGTCCGGCAGCTGTTCCGCTTCTACCGGCTGACCGGCGACAAGAAGTTCCTCGCCCGGGTTCCCGAGGCGCTCGACTGGCTCGAATCCGTCAAACTGCCTGCGGACCAGGTCAAGAACGGCCGCGCTTTCCCGACCTTCATCGAGATCGGCACCAATCGGCCGCTCTACGTCCACCGTCGCGGCTCGAACGTAGTCAACGGCGAATATTATGCCGATTACGATCCCGCCAACACGATCACCCATTACAGCGCGACTCGCGCGATCGACCTTGCCGGGCTGCGCCGCGAATATGACACGCTGGTCGCCTCGGATCCCACCGCGATCACCAAGGAATCGCCGCTGCGCACGGCGCAGCCGTTGCCGCGCTATTTCCTCGTCGAGGAAGTCGCGACCTCCGACCTCAATACCGCAGGCGGCAAGCGTTCGCCCGAGGCCCTGATCAAGTCGCTCAACGCCACCGGCTGGTGGCCGACCGAGCTCAAGGCGACGAGCAACCCTTATGCCGGCGACGGCGGCGCCACCCCCGCGGCCGGGGATTTCAGCCGCACCAAGGTCGGCGACACGACCGACACCTCGCCCTACGAGACCGACAAGCCCGTCACTGGCATCTCGACCGGCACCTATATCGAGAACATGAAGGTGCTGATCGGGGCATTGCGGCAATAG
- a CDS encoding N-succinylarginine dihydrolase → MSRGDGRLTEINFDGIIGPSHNYAGLSPGNLAATRNRGRTAHPRAAALQGVAKMRANLKLGLTQGVLLPHARPDHRWLASLATDYAAAPGHLQAQAMSASAMWAANAATVSPGPDTADGRCHLTVANLATLPHRSHEWPETLAQLRLAFADPAFAVHAPISAPFGDEGAANHMRLAATHDAPGVEIFVYGTSGGPFPARQHRDASGAIARRHGLDPGRTLFVQQSEAAIAAGAFHNDVVAVANGRVLFAHEHAFADKQRFYDDLRAAFPEVEIVEVPAAQVSLEDAIASYLFNAQLVALPSGETALIVPEEAHETPSVRGWLEAHVAGNGPIRRVEVVDVRQSMANGGGPACLRLRVVADPATVDPRFLVDAARLDVIAQVIEAHWPEAISAQAIGDPALVARIERARRALLEALETVELIDR, encoded by the coding sequence ATGTCGCGCGGTGACGGGCGGCTCACCGAGATCAACTTCGACGGCATCATCGGCCCCAGCCACAATTATGCCGGCCTGAGCCCCGGCAACCTGGCGGCGACGCGCAATCGCGGGCGCACCGCGCACCCGCGTGCCGCCGCGCTCCAGGGCGTGGCCAAGATGCGCGCGAACCTGAAGCTGGGCCTGACCCAAGGCGTGCTTCTCCCCCATGCCCGGCCCGACCATCGCTGGCTCGCCAGCCTGGCCACCGACTATGCGGCCGCGCCCGGTCATCTGCAGGCGCAGGCGATGTCGGCCTCGGCGATGTGGGCCGCCAATGCCGCGACGGTGTCGCCCGGCCCCGATACTGCGGACGGGCGCTGCCATCTGACCGTCGCCAATCTCGCCACCTTGCCTCATCGCAGCCATGAATGGCCCGAGACGCTGGCCCAGCTTCGTCTCGCTTTTGCTGACCCCGCCTTCGCAGTGCATGCGCCGATCTCCGCTCCGTTCGGGGACGAAGGCGCGGCCAATCATATGCGGCTGGCGGCGACGCATGACGCGCCAGGCGTCGAGATCTTCGTCTACGGCACATCCGGCGGCCCCTTTCCCGCGCGCCAGCACCGCGACGCGAGCGGCGCCATCGCCCGCCGCCACGGTCTGGATCCGGGACGGACATTGTTCGTCCAGCAGTCCGAGGCGGCGATCGCCGCGGGCGCCTTTCACAATGACGTCGTCGCGGTGGCAAACGGTCGGGTGCTGTTCGCGCACGAACATGCCTTCGCCGACAAGCAGCGTTTCTATGACGATCTCCGCGCGGCGTTCCCCGAAGTCGAGATCGTTGAGGTGCCTGCCGCGCAAGTCAGCCTCGAGGACGCCATCGCCTCGTATCTGTTCAACGCTCAATTGGTCGCGTTGCCGTCGGGCGAAACCGCACTGATCGTTCCCGAGGAGGCGCATGAGACGCCGAGCGTCCGGGGGTGGCTCGAGGCGCATGTCGCCGGCAACGGCCCGATCCGCCGGGTGGAGGTAGTCGATGTCCGCCAGTCGATGGCGAATGGCGGCGGCCCGGCCTGTTTGCGGCTGCGGGTGGTGGCCGACCCGGCAACCGTCGATCCGCGCTTCCTCGTCGACGCGGCGCGTCTTGACGTCATCGCGCAGGTGATCGAGGCGCATTGGCCCGAGGCGATCAGCGCGCAGGCGATCGGCGACCCCGCGCTGGTCGCCCGGATCGAAAGGGCGCGACGCGCCCTGCTGGAAGCGCTCGAAACTGTCGAATTAATTGACAGGTAA
- a CDS encoding arginine N-succinyltransferase has protein sequence MSFRIRAARDEDLQPLYEMAKLTGGGFTNLPPEKDALRAKLVRSHAAFARDEDGLFDDLFVLVLENVETGEVRGTCQIFTHVGQHWPFYSYRMGTVTKHSQELNRTFRAEILSLVNDLEGSSEVGGLFLHPGERAGGLGMLLARSRYLFIARHRARFAERILAELRGVIDEAGGSPFWDGVAGRFFGMNFQQADEFNATHGNQFIADLMPKHPIYTAMLQESARSVIGLPHPSGRAAMRMLESEGFAFENYIDIFDGGPTMTARTDNVRTIRDAKTVTVTAIGEGGAPAMLATGRLADFRVAYGRIEAHERGVTIDSGCATALGIAAGDEVFHVAR, from the coding sequence ATGAGCTTTCGCATCCGCGCCGCGCGCGACGAGGATCTCCAGCCGCTCTACGAGATGGCCAAGCTCACCGGCGGTGGCTTCACCAATTTGCCGCCCGAAAAGGACGCGCTGCGCGCCAAGCTGGTCCGCAGCCACGCCGCCTTCGCGCGCGACGAGGACGGGCTGTTCGACGATCTGTTCGTACTCGTGCTGGAGAATGTAGAGACGGGGGAGGTGCGCGGCACCTGCCAGATCTTCACGCATGTCGGCCAGCATTGGCCCTTCTACAGCTATCGGATGGGCACGGTCACCAAGCACAGCCAGGAACTCAACCGAACTTTTCGCGCTGAAATCCTGAGCCTGGTCAACGATCTTGAAGGTTCGAGTGAAGTCGGCGGTCTGTTTCTCCATCCCGGCGAGCGCGCCGGGGGCTTGGGCATGCTGCTCGCGCGCAGCCGCTATCTGTTCATCGCCCGCCATCGTGCGCGCTTCGCCGAGCGGATCCTTGCCGAGTTGCGCGGGGTGATCGACGAGGCCGGCGGTTCGCCTTTCTGGGACGGCGTCGCCGGGCGCTTCTTTGGGATGAACTTCCAGCAGGCCGACGAATTCAACGCGACGCACGGCAACCAGTTCATCGCCGATCTGATGCCCAAGCATCCGATCTACACCGCGATGCTCCAGGAGAGCGCCCGCTCGGTGATCGGCCTGCCCCACCCTTCGGGCCGGGCGGCGATGCGGATGCTCGAGAGCGAGGGTTTCGCGTTCGAGAATTACATCGACATCTTCGATGGCGGCCCGACGATGACCGCGCGCACCGACAATGTCCGCACGATCCGCGACGCGAAGACCGTGACGGTGACTGCGATCGGCGAAGGCGGCGCACCGGCCATGCTCGCCACCGGGCGGCTCGCCGATTTCCGCGTCGCTTATGGCCGGATCGAGGCGCACGAGAGAGGCGTGACGATCGACTCGGGATGCGCCACCGCGCTCGGCATCGCGGCGGGAGACGAGGTGTTCCATGTCGCGCGGTGA
- a CDS encoding hydrolase, giving the protein MNGLSSIEQAAVEQVAQAPMLARTEAWTAINSGTHNLAGLARIADLLADAFSMLPGHLALVDPAPAESVTADGRVEAIGHGRHLHLAVRPEAPVQMLLTGHMDTVFGADHPFQTGRWLDDGRFNAPGAADMKGGLALMLAALEAVEASPLAGRLGYEVVINSDEETGSFASRGLIEGAARGKVAALTYEPALPDGTLAGARGGTGNFSLIVHGRSAHAGRNPEEGRNALVAAAALAVRLAEARAPGLAVNPARIDGGGPNNVVPDLAILRVNFRPRDEWSISIARAAIDRAANDVMASHDVRIEVHGSFNRPPKPLDPGAERLFELVREAGGDLGIPVAWKATGGVCDGNNIAACGVPVVDTMGARGGAIHSAEEFLIPESLPERAALSALTILRIAERGRP; this is encoded by the coding sequence ATGAACGGGCTTTCCAGCATCGAGCAAGCGGCGGTCGAGCAAGTGGCGCAGGCGCCGATGCTCGCGCGGACGGAGGCGTGGACCGCGATCAACAGCGGCACGCACAACCTCGCCGGGCTGGCGCGCATCGCCGACCTGCTCGCGGACGCCTTTTCAATGCTCCCCGGACATCTCGCACTGGTCGATCCAGCGCCCGCGGAGAGCGTCACCGCCGACGGCCGCGTCGAGGCGATCGGCCATGGCCGCCATCTTCACCTCGCGGTGCGGCCCGAGGCGCCGGTGCAGATGCTGCTCACCGGGCACATGGATACCGTGTTCGGTGCCGACCATCCGTTCCAGACCGGCCGCTGGCTCGACGACGGGCGCTTCAACGCCCCCGGCGCGGCCGACATGAAGGGGGGCCTCGCGCTGATGCTCGCCGCGCTCGAGGCAGTAGAAGCGAGCCCGCTCGCCGGACGGCTGGGCTATGAGGTGGTGATCAATTCGGACGAGGAGACCGGCTCCTTCGCCTCGCGCGGGCTGATCGAGGGCGCCGCCCGCGGCAAGGTCGCGGCACTCACCTACGAGCCCGCCCTCCCCGACGGCACGCTGGCCGGCGCACGCGGCGGCACCGGCAATTTCTCGCTGATCGTTCATGGCCGCAGCGCTCATGCCGGGCGCAACCCCGAGGAGGGGCGCAACGCATTGGTCGCCGCGGCGGCACTTGCGGTGCGGCTGGCCGAAGCAAGGGCACCCGGCCTCGCAGTCAATCCCGCGCGGATCGATGGCGGCGGACCCAACAACGTCGTCCCCGATCTCGCCATCCTGCGCGTCAATTTCCGGCCGCGGGACGAATGGAGCATCTCGATCGCCAGGGCCGCGATCGATCGCGCCGCGAATGACGTCATGGCGTCGCATGACGTTCGCATCGAGGTGCATGGCAGCTTCAATCGCCCGCCCAAGCCGCTCGATCCCGGTGCCGAACGCCTGTTCGAGCTGGTCCGCGAAGCCGGCGGCGATCTGGGCATTCCCGTCGCGTGGAAGGCCACCGGCGGAGTGTGCGACGGCAACAACATCGCAGCATGCGGCGTCCCCGTGGTCGACACGATGGGCGCGCGGGGCGGCGCGATTCACTCAGCGGAGGAATTTTTGATCCCCGAAAGCCTGCCCGAACGCGCCGCGTTGTCGGCGCTGACCATCCTGCGCATCGCCGAGCGAGGCCGGCCATGA
- a CDS encoding DUF481 domain-containing protein: MRALLLALPLLLANTAAEDPQIPPTIKSMLDAAIASGSEGDVAVIVKYARTADPASADLVVKIATDWRNDRLAKANRLIREADFFDLIKGRAELGGYVSTGNSENVGFTAAIEVKREALEWRHKVRLQADYQESLGVLTRERYLAAYEPNWKFDDRAYMYGAAQYESDRFSGFYDRVSLSSGAGYSAIRSPAVKLDVELGPAYRLTRFIDDKRESNLAARGSVDFGWKLSRSISVTQNASAYVQEANSTVSSRSALLAKLFGPLSAQFSYTLQYESTPPIGRQTTDTTSRAALVVDF; the protein is encoded by the coding sequence ATGCGTGCCCTGCTCCTCGCCCTGCCGTTGCTGCTGGCCAACACCGCGGCCGAAGATCCGCAGATCCCGCCGACGATCAAGTCGATGCTCGACGCCGCGATTGCTTCGGGCAGCGAAGGCGACGTCGCGGTGATCGTCAAATATGCCAGGACCGCCGACCCGGCGAGCGCCGATCTCGTCGTCAAGATCGCCACCGACTGGCGCAACGACCGGCTCGCCAAGGCCAACCGGCTGATCCGCGAGGCCGATTTCTTCGATCTGATCAAGGGCCGCGCCGAGCTCGGCGGCTATGTCAGCACCGGCAATAGCGAGAATGTCGGGTTCACCGCCGCGATCGAAGTGAAGCGCGAAGCACTCGAATGGCGGCACAAGGTGCGCCTCCAGGCCGATTATCAGGAGAGCCTCGGCGTTCTCACCCGCGAGCGCTATCTCGCCGCTTATGAGCCCAACTGGAAGTTCGACGACCGCGCCTATATGTATGGCGCCGCGCAATATGAGAGCGATCGCTTCTCGGGCTTTTACGACCGCGTGTCGCTGTCGAGCGGCGCGGGTTACAGCGCGATCCGCTCTCCGGCAGTGAAGCTCGATGTCGAACTGGGGCCGGCCTATCGATTGACCAGGTTCATCGACGACAAAAGAGAGAGCAACCTCGCCGCGCGCGGCAGCGTCGATTTCGGCTGGAAATTGTCGCGGAGCATTTCGGTGACCCAGAATGCCTCGGCCTATGTGCAGGAGGCGAACAGCACGGTGTCGAGCCGCTCGGCGCTGCTGGCGAAGCTGTTCGGGCCGCTCTCGGCGCAATTCTCGTACACGCTCCAGTATGAAAGCACGCCGCCGATCGGCCGCCAGACCACCGACACCACCAGCCGCGCGGCTTTGGTGGTGGATTTCTGA
- a CDS encoding RNA pyrophosphohydrolase: MTDTASLPYRPCAGVMLVNREGRVFVGQRLDSTLEAWQMPQGGIDPGEDPLEATWRELREETGVRREQAELVATAPDELTYDLPEDLIGKVWKGKWRGQRQRWFLFRFLGEDRDVDIATAEPEFRAWRWAEPADLPDIIVPFKRDLYRQLLDIFAGELDSLRRA, encoded by the coding sequence ATGACCGACACCGCCTCCCTCCCCTATCGTCCCTGCGCCGGCGTGATGCTGGTCAACCGCGAAGGTCGGGTGTTCGTCGGGCAGCGGCTCGATTCCACGCTCGAGGCGTGGCAGATGCCGCAGGGCGGGATCGATCCCGGCGAGGATCCCCTCGAGGCGACGTGGCGCGAGCTTCGGGAAGAGACCGGGGTGCGGCGCGAACAGGCCGAACTGGTCGCCACCGCCCCCGACGAACTGACCTATGACTTGCCCGAGGATCTGATCGGCAAGGTGTGGAAAGGCAAATGGCGCGGCCAGCGGCAGCGCTGGTTCCTGTTCCGCTTCCTCGGCGAGGATCGAGACGTCGACATCGCCACCGCCGAACCCGAGTTTCGCGCCTGGCGCTGGGCCGAGCCCGCCGACCTCCCCGACATCATCGTGCCCTTCAAGCGCGATCTCTACCGTCAGCTTCTCGACATCTTCGCCGGGGAGCTCGACTCGCTTCGTCGGGCGTAA
- a CDS encoding histone deacetylase family protein has product MIHLVHHPAYVAPAPARSQYQWNKNGLVRDLLRAEGDGFVWHAPEPMPRAWLEAVHDPEYVAEVIEARVPPHKARRIGFPVTPEVALRAQIVPGGTYLAARLALTHGYAANTAGGSHHALADTGAGFCVFNDLALAAVRLTEEGRRVLVVDCDVHQGDGTAALTAGRTDIATYSIHAEKNFPVRKARSTLDVPLADGTGDVEYLDILARTLLPLLDDFAPDLVLYQAGVDPLAGDRLGRLALSYQGLIDRDRWIARTFAGRGIPFASALGGGYGVDALEVSRRHVASICALGKEAAKQPLQA; this is encoded by the coding sequence ATGATCCACCTCGTCCATCACCCGGCCTATGTCGCCCCGGCGCCGGCGCGGAGCCAGTATCAATGGAACAAGAACGGGCTGGTCCGCGACTTGCTGCGCGCGGAGGGGGACGGCTTCGTCTGGCACGCGCCCGAGCCGATGCCGCGGGCGTGGCTCGAGGCAGTGCACGATCCGGAATATGTCGCCGAAGTTATCGAGGCGCGCGTGCCGCCGCACAAGGCGCGCCGGATCGGCTTCCCGGTCACTCCCGAGGTGGCGTTGCGCGCGCAGATCGTACCCGGCGGGACGTATCTGGCGGCGCGCCTCGCGCTCACGCACGGATACGCCGCCAATACCGCGGGCGGCAGCCATCACGCGCTCGCCGATACCGGGGCGGGGTTCTGCGTGTTCAACGATCTCGCGCTCGCCGCGGTACGGCTGACCGAAGAGGGGCGGCGCGTGCTCGTCGTCGACTGCGACGTCCATCAAGGCGACGGCACCGCGGCGCTGACCGCCGGGCGCACCGACATCGCGACCTATTCGATCCATGCCGAGAAGAACTTCCCGGTCCGCAAGGCCCGCTCGACTCTCGACGTGCCGCTCGCCGACGGCACCGGCGACGTGGAATATCTCGATATCCTCGCTCGAACGCTGTTGCCGCTGCTCGATGATTTCGCCCCCGATCTCGTCCTCTATCAGGCCGGCGTCGATCCGCTCGCGGGCGACCGGCTCGGCCGGCTCGCGCTCAGCTATCAGGGGCTGATCGATCGCGACCGCTGGATCGCGCGCACCTTCGCCGGGCGCGGCATCCCCTTCGCCAGCGCGCTGGGCGGCGGCTATGGGGTCGACGCGCTCGAAGTCTCGCGACGGCACGTCGCCTCGATCTGCGCGCTTGGCAAGGAGGCCGCAAAGCAGCCATTGCAGGCGTGA
- a CDS encoding 2-oxoacid:acceptor oxidoreductase subunit alpha yields MATAAHQLTPEEASAHPAPEAIVVRFAGDSGDGMQLTGGQFTLSTALAGNDLATFPDFPAEIRAPQGTLFGVSAFQINFGSTRIDTAGDQPDVLVAMNPAALKTNVEALKPGGLIIADAGEFGQRNLDKAKYAANPLEDGSLDKWQLLKLDISALTVEAVKPFGLGNKEALRCKNMWTLGLALWMFDRDRAPLVEWLRTKFAKAPNLAEANIAALNAGHAYGETAELGAMGIAQRQVAAAPSEPGLYRTVTGADSISMGLVVGAQLANLPMFFGGYPITPASAILHSLARYKEYGVTTFQAEDEIAAIASALGAAYAGSLGVTSSSGPGIALKGEAMGLAIMTELPLVIVNSQRGGPSTGLPTKTEQSDLYQAVYGRNGDAPMPVLAARSAADCFDVAIEAVRIATQYMTPVMILTDGYIANAAEPWKVPDMSTYKPFPVTFHTELPAEGEKFLPYARDEKLKRPWVKPGTPGLLHRIGGIEKALGTGNIDYSPGNHQAMTDIRRDKVLGIQIPDQVVEHGPESGKLVVVGWGSTYGPIASAVRRARAKGQDVAHIHIRHIWPLPKNLGDLLKSYEHILVPEMNTGQLKTVLRDQYLVNAVPLNKVSGQPFTIAEIESAIGRHLTSDRAEELGPDDTQLPSPEAVNP; encoded by the coding sequence ATGGCAACCGCCGCGCATCAGCTGACGCCCGAAGAGGCGTCGGCCCATCCCGCACCCGAAGCGATCGTCGTCCGGTTCGCCGGCGACTCCGGTGACGGCATGCAGTTGACCGGGGGCCAGTTCACGCTGTCGACCGCGCTTGCCGGCAACGACCTCGCGACCTTCCCCGATTTCCCCGCCGAAATCCGCGCGCCGCAGGGCACCTTGTTCGGCGTATCGGCCTTCCAGATCAATTTCGGCTCGACGCGGATCGACACTGCGGGCGATCAGCCCGACGTGCTCGTCGCGATGAACCCGGCGGCGCTCAAGACCAATGTCGAGGCGCTCAAGCCTGGCGGGCTGATCATCGCCGACGCGGGCGAATTCGGCCAGCGCAACCTCGACAAGGCCAAATATGCCGCCAATCCGCTCGAGGATGGCAGCCTCGACAAGTGGCAATTGCTCAAGCTCGACATCTCGGCGCTGACCGTCGAGGCAGTCAAGCCGTTCGGGCTGGGCAACAAGGAAGCGCTGCGCTGCAAGAACATGTGGACGCTGGGACTGGCGCTCTGGATGTTCGACCGCGACCGCGCGCCGCTGGTCGAGTGGCTGCGCACCAAATTCGCCAAGGCGCCCAACCTCGCCGAGGCAAACATCGCTGCACTCAACGCCGGCCATGCTTATGGCGAGACCGCCGAGCTCGGCGCGATGGGGATTGCCCAGCGTCAGGTCGCGGCGGCGCCTTCCGAGCCGGGGTTGTACCGCACCGTCACCGGCGCCGATTCGATCTCGATGGGCCTCGTGGTCGGCGCGCAGCTCGCCAATCTGCCGATGTTCTTCGGCGGCTATCCGATCACGCCCGCATCGGCGATCCTTCACAGCCTCGCGCGCTACAAGGAATATGGCGTCACCACGTTCCAGGCCGAGGACGAGATCGCCGCGATCGCCTCGGCGCTCGGCGCCGCTTATGCCGGCTCGCTGGGCGTGACGTCATCCTCGGGTCCCGGCATCGCCTTGAAGGGCGAGGCGATGGGGCTCGCGATCATGACCGAACTGCCGCTGGTCATCGTCAATTCGCAGCGCGGCGGACCCTCCACGGGTCTTCCCACGAAAACCGAGCAGTCGGACCTGTACCAGGCGGTCTATGGCCGCAACGGCGACGCGCCGATGCCGGTGCTCGCCGCGCGTTCGGCCGCCGATTGCTTCGACGTCGCGATCGAGGCGGTACGGATCGCCACGCAATATATGACCCCGGTGATGATCCTCACCGACGGCTATATCGCCAATGCCGCCGAGCCTTGGAAGGTGCCCGACATGAGCACCTACAAGCCGTTCCCGGTGACCTTCCACACCGAGCTGCCGGCCGAGGGCGAGAAATTCCTGCCCTACGCGCGCGACGAGAAGCTCAAGCGTCCGTGGGTCAAGCCGGGCACGCCGGGGCTGCTCCACCGCATCGGCGGGATCGAGAAGGCGCTGGGGACCGGCAATATCGATTATTCGCCGGGTAACCACCAGGCGATGACGGACATCCGCCGCGACAAGGTGCTCGGGATCCAGATCCCCGACCAGGTCGTCGAGCACGGACCCGAAAGCGGCAAGCTCGTCGTGGTCGGCTGGGGCTCGACCTACGGCCCGATCGCCAGCGCCGTCCGCCGCGCGCGGGCAAAGGGACAGGATGTCGCGCACATCCATATCCGCCACATCTGGCCGCTACCGAAAAATCTTGGCGATCTGTTGAAGAGTTACGAGCATATTCTCGTACCGGAAATGAACACCGGCCAGCTCAAGACGGTGCTGCGCGACCAGTATCTGGTCAACGCGGTGCCGCTCAACAAAGTGTCGGGCCAGCCCTTCACCATCGCCGAGATCGAGAGCGCGATCGGTCGCCATCTGACCAGCGACCGTGCCGAAGAGCTCGGCCCCGACGATACCCAGCTGCCCAGCCCGGAGGCTGTGAATCCATGA